GGCCCTGTTTAGCGATCAGCAGTTCGATACCGTGGTTCTGTCCAAGACCTTGCAGTCCATGCACCATACGGAGCACATCTTGCGTGAGATGGCGCGGGTGGCGCGGTATGGTATCGTCTCGTTTCCCAACTTCGGTTACTGGCCGCACGGCTGGAGCATTTTGCGTGGCCGCATGCCGGTGACCGGTGAAATGCCTTACCAGTGGTACAACACGCCCAACATTCATTTGTGCACCATGAAAGATTTTCAGGATCTGGCTCAGGCAGTGGGCGTACGTATTCTTGATCGTGTTGCATTCAATGGCGGTCATACGGTTCGTTTTTTACCGGGCTGGCGCAGTACCCTGGCTGTCTACCGTTTCGAATCCCCCCATTTTCTTGGTGCTTCGCGCTAACAAGGCCTGACGTGTCACGTGTCTATACCAGTCCCCGAGTCTTGCCTTTGCTGATTCTGGGGTTCGCCAGTGGCCTGCCCCTGGCCCTGGTGTCAGGCACTTTGCAGGCCTGGGCCACCGTGGAACAGGTCTCGCTGACCGAAATCGGCTTCTTGACCCTGGTGGGCTCGGCGTACACGCTGAAGTTTCTCTGGGCTCCCCTGATTGACCGTTATGCTCCCCCCTTCATGGGGCGTCGACGTGGCTGGATACTGCTGACCCAATTATTGCTGGCGGGCTCGATTGCCGCGATGGGCCTGTTTTCCCCTTCCGTGAATCTGACCGCACTGGCTTTGCTGGCCGTGTGGGTGGCTTTTTTGTCCGCCACACAGGACATTGCTTTTGATGCCTATTGCACGGACGTGCTGCAGGCCCACGAGCGTGCGGCGGGAGCGGCCGTCAAAGTCATGGGGTACCGCATCGCCATGATTGTTTCCGGTGGCCTGGCGCTGATCCTGGCCGATCGCTGGTTGGGCTGGGCCAATACCTATTTTCTGATGGGTGCCTTCATGGCACTGTGCGCGCTGGTGACCTTGGTGTCCCCCGACCCTCAGGAACAAAGCCGCCCGCCGCGCAGCCTGTCCGAGGCGGTGGTCGCGCCTTTGGCGGATTTTTTCTCTCGTCCAGGCGCCTGGAGCGTGCTGGCCCTGATTGTGCTCTACAAATTGGGGGACGCCTTTGCCGGCGCCTTGTCCACTACGTTTCTGATTCGTGCGGCCGGCTTTACCTTGTCGGAAGTCGGCACGATCAACAAGGTGTTTGGTCTGGCGGCCACAGTGGTCGGGGCCTTGATGGGGGGAGCGATCATGGCCCGCCTCGGGCTTTACCGGGCCTTGATGATTTTCGGGCTGCTGCAGGCCGTCTCCAACCTGGGTTATTGGCTGATCGCGATTGAAACCGCGCCGTCCATGTGGCTGATGGGCATGGTGGTGGGTCTGGAAAATCTGTGTGGTGGCCTGGGGACAGCGGCCTTTGTCGCCTTGCTGATGGCCTTGTGCAACCGAACCTATTCAGCGACTCAATTTGCCTTGCTGTCGGCCTTGTCGGCAGTGGGCCGCACCTATCTGGCCGGCCCGTTGACACCGCTGCTGGTTCAGACCCTGGGATGGCCAGGCTTTTTTATCTGTACGGTGTTTATTGCCGTGCCCGGTTTACTGATGCTGCGGTGTTATCGCGGCCTTATTCAACAGCTTGATGCGTAAAAAATATCATGCTCTTACTTGTTCTCTACATTATTGCCATTACTGCAGAGGCGATGACCGCCGCCCTGGCGGCAGGCCGTCGTGACATGGACTGGGTTGGCGTGTGTACCATCGCCTGCGTCACGGCCTTGGGGGGCGGTTCCGTGCGGGACGTGCTTCTGGGGCATTATCCGCTGACCTGGGTGCAGCATCCCGAGTATTTGTGGATTACGGCAGGCGCGGCCATCTTGACGGCCTTGATCGCTCCGATCATGCGGCGTTTGCACAGTCTGTTCCTGCTGCTTGATGCCATGGGGCTGGTGGTCTTTACCGTGATCGGCTGTCAGATCGCGCTGGAGATGCAGTTACCCATTACGGTGGTGCTGCTCAGCGGCATGATTACCGGCTGTGCCGGAGGTGTTTTACGCGACATTCTCTGTAATGACATCCCCTTGCTGTTGCGCAAGGAGATGTATGCCAGCGTATCCATGCTGACCGGTGCTTTATATCTGGGTGCTCAGCACCTGGACTGGGACCCCTACGTAACCTTGCTGGGGCCCATGATTATCGGCTTGAGTTTCCGCATGCTGGCCCTGCATCGTAATTGGCAGATGCCCCGCTTCGTCTATCGAGACGAGTGGCGTTAAGCTCAGCCTGCCTGAGTGGGCTCAGACCATGCCCAGCCAGCGCAAGATCAGGGGCACGAAGGGCACCAGTATGGCAGTCATGATTCCATTGAGGCTCAGGCCAATGGCGGAGAAGGCCCCGATTGTTTCATGGACCTGCAAGGCGCGAGCGGTGCCAATCGCGTGTGCCGTCACGCCCACGGCAAAGCCGCGGGCTTCGGGGCGGTCAATGCGCAGCAGGTTCAGCAGGGGGCGTGCCATGATGGTGCCGGCGATGCCGGTAATCGCGACAGCCACGGCTGCCAAGGAAGGCTGGCCATCAAACTGCTCTGCCAATGCCATGGCAATGGGCATGGTGGCCGACCGAGGGGCGACCGACATGATGGTTTCCATCGATCCACCCAAGGCCCAGGCAATCAGAACCGTACTGAAAATAGCGGTGACTGAACCGATCAGCAGCGCAATCGTCAAGGGTTTCCAGATTTTGCGCAGCTGACGCAACTGGCTGTAGAGTGGCACGGCCAGGGCGACGGTCGCCGGGCCAATCAGAAAGTGAATGAATTTGGCGCCCTCGAAATAGACTGGGTAGGGCGTGCGGGTCAGCATAAGCAGAGCGACGATGACCAGTACGGAGACCAGAATCGGCAGCAAAAAGGGGCTGCTCCCCGATTGACGATACATCCAGACCGAGCCCGCGTAGACCGAGCAGGTCAGGGTGAGCCACAGCAAGGGGGAGCTGGACAAAAAGACCCAGATTTGAAACAGTCCGTCGGTCATTTTTCTTCTTCCCGACGGTTTTTGAGCAAGCGGTTAAGCACCAGAGCCGTCACCACCATCGTGATGACGGTGCCACCCAGGGTGGCAATCAGAAAGGGCTGCCATTCATCGGCCACCCGATCAAAATACAGCATCACGCCGGTGACGGCGGGAATGAATAGCAGCATCAGGTTCTGCAGCATGACACTGGCCGTGCTCTCGAGGGCGGCCGGAACCCCGCCACGGATCAGCAAGGCGGCCGCCAGCAAAAGCATGCCCGCCAAGGGGCCGGGCAGCGGTAAAGACAGAGTCTGCACCAGGACTTCGCCGAGTAACTGAAAGGCGAACAGGGCAGTAATCGCGTAGATCATGACAATATCCGTAAAGCACGAAAACGCCAGGCGGCAAGCCTGGCGCAGGTAACAAGGTCTGGCTGAGGGTGCTAGTGTGCCATACAAGCCAGTCAGGCAGTAGACGTGCTGCTTATATGGAATTGGCTATGGCAAGTTCGTCGTATCAATGCTTGGCGGCAGGGGGTTTGGCGCCTGTCCAGGCCTGGACTTCGATTTCAACATCCACCCCGCCTGCCAGTTTGGCTTGTACCAGAGAACGGGCCGGGAAGTTGCTGCCCAGGCGTTCCTTATAGACTTTGTTGAACTGGTCGTACAAGGCAATATCGGACAGATAGACGGTGGCTTTGACCAGCTGGTTCAGGTCGGCGCCGGCCAGGGCCAAGGCCTCCTCAATCCGGTCCAAGGTGGCATTGGTTTGATCCTCAATGCTGCCCCGCACGATCTCGCCTTTCTCGTTCAGCGGAATTTGCCCGGACAGAAACAGAAAATCACCGGCCTGCACGGCGCGGGAAAAGGGCATGTCCGCATCCGCCAGAAAGCGTTTGATTGCCGTCGGTTCTGTGCTCTTGCCTGTGCTTGCGGCATAAGCGGTGCTGATGCCCAGTCCTGCGACCGAGCAAACCAGCAAAGTGTGACGGGCCAAAGCAAATAAACGCATCAGAATTCTCCTTGGACAAGGGGGAATCCAGTGTGCCACAGTCGAGGCCGGGCAGCGTTAATTAATGTGACGGCCCGTCGGCCTCAAGGTTGCTTAAGCGCGATCGCCCAACCAGGCCTGGACTTCGATTTCCACGTCCACATTCTTGGCCAGCTTGGCTTCAACCAGCGAGCGGGTGGGCAAGGTGTCGCCAAAACGTTCGGCATAGACCTTGTTGAAGTCAGCAAACAGGGCCATATCGGACAGCCAGACTGTGGCTTTGACCACGTCGGCTAAGGTGGCGTTGGCCAGTGCCAGGCCTTCGATCAGGCGATCAAAGACGGCGTGGGTCTGGTCCTGGATGGAGCCACGTACCACTTCGCCCTGGGCGTCGTAAGGGATCTGACCGGACAGGAACAGAAAACCGCCAGCGATGGTCGCACGCGAAAAAGGCAGTGGCAGTGGGCTGGCAATACGGCGGATACCGGACATGGAGTACTCCTGATAGGGATGGTGGAAAAGTCGGTCAAGGCAGCAATGCGTGTTTGTTCACGTCTCTTGCCTACAATAAGGCGTCACTATACAACTTCAAATGAGGAGCGAGACGACGTGAGCAAGGAAATTTTGCAACGCCTGGACCAACTCAGCCAGGCTGCGCTGGCCAGCGGGGATTTGTTGCCTGTGCAAGCTCAAGAAGAGCTGATGCACGATCAGGGGCTGACGTTTTTTGTGCGTTGGGTGTCCACTCTGGCGGCCAAGGATGCAGCCAGCGTCTCGATCCCGGGCGGGCCGCGCGACCCCAATTTCAATCCTTTCCTGCCCCCAGCACCGGCATTGACCGTAGCCGATGCCAGCCCCACCCACAATATAGTGCTGAACAAGTTCGCGGTCTGTGATTTGCATCTGGTGCTGGCTGACAAGGTGTTTAGCGAGCAGCTGAGTCCTTTGCGCGACATTGATTTTCAGGTTCTGGCGAATTTTTTGGCCCTGCAGGGCGGGCTGGGGTTTTACAACGGCGGCGGACCGGCCGGAGCCAGTCAGCGGCATAAACATACACAATGGGTCCCCCCGGCAGAGAGCAACGGCTCTTTGGCTTTGTATCTGGATGAGCTTCCTGCTCAGGCCCCGGTTGGCAGCGTGCATCGGCACCCGGCATTGGCCTTTGAACACCGCTTTGTGCGCCTGCTGGAGACGCAGGACCCGACCACTTTGAGCAGCAGCTTGTTGAGCGCTTACCAGCTTGCGTGCAAGGAATTGGGTCTGGTCATGGACGAACAGGGTTTGTTGCCGCCCCATAATATGCTGGCCGGTCAGGGCTGGCTGCTGGTGGTGCCGCGTAGCGTGGAGCTGGTGGATGGCATCTCGGTCAATGCCCTGTCGTATGCAGGCTGCATTTATGTCCGCACTCCCGAGCAAATCGAGCGAGTGCGGCAGATAGGCCCTTTAGCTGTTCTGGCTCAGGCTGCCTACACCAGCACGCGTCAGGCTTGAGTTCCCTGGTCGCTGAGCAGGATGAGCCCCGCTGCGGCGGGGTTTTTTTCTGCTCTGTTGTCACATTTTGAATCTCTATTTATTGTTAAGAAACATAAGGCAAATTCGGGGGAGTTAATACAAATTGAATTTCGCTTTATTTCATTCTGGTGAGCAATTAAGTAATGTAAATAGATAATTATTGAAATAATGTAACTTTGTTTGTAAAAAATAAGGGGAATAAGACGTTTCGAAAAAATGAAGCATTCATGTATAAGCCTAATAACTATTAAAACCGTCACTGGTTTGAACAATGCAGGCTTGATTGACCAAAGGTGAATGGCTTATGCATGTTTCGTCGGATGCTCATATTCTTTTCATTGCTCCCGAACCTTTCGGTGCAACAGATCTGTTGGTGTTATTGCGCACCAGTTTTGGCCGCGTCAGCTTTGCGCTTGATGCGCAGCAAGGCTTGGCGCGCTGTCTGTCATTGCGGCCCGACTTTGTGCTGAGTGATTACCATCTGCCTCGTTTGAGAGGGGATGTCTTTATGCGATTGCTGCGCGCCAACCCGCAAACAGCCGCCATACCGGTTGTGTTCTTGTCGGCCCGTTCCTGTGCCGACAGTCAGTTAATGGCCTTGCGTAGCGGGGCGCGCGATTTCATCGATTACCGAACGAACGTGCAACTGGTGCTGGAACGTATTCGTCTGCATCTGAGTCTGAGAGAAGTACAACAAGAGAAGGCGAGCAGGGAATATTGGCGCTTGTTGGAACGTGGCAAGGAGTCGTCCCCACGCACTCCCTTGGTAGAGGCAGTGCAGCAGCATGTACGCGACAATCTATCGGAGCCGCTCAGTGCCGAGAATCTGGCGGCCTTGTTTGGCACAAGTGCCCGGCGTCTGAATGCACTTTTCAAAACAGCCTGTGGCGTGACGGTGCACGATTACGTGCGCTCCACCCGGATGGGCTATGCCATGCACCTGTTAACGCATACCGACATGGCCATCATCAATGTGGCTGTGGAGTCTGGCTATGTGAATCCGGCCAATTTTGCCACTGCGTTCAGACAATATAGCGGCCTGTCTCCTTCGGTTTATAGACAGTGCAATAGATCTAATATTTAAATCGACTTTGAAATAGACAAAATTAATAAATTTCTATGTTGTGCAATGATTCAAATGGGTTTAGTGGAAATTCAAAAGTAATTATTAAAAAGCAGTAAGAGAATAAACACAGCCGGTTGGGTTAGGGGTTCGGTAAGATTTTTCTGAGTATCCAGATTCAATCAATCGCCATAACGGTGTGAGGGGCGGTTTTGCGCCGTGAAACCGGCATGCATCAGCGCGTACGGGGGCTGCTTCTTGAACTTTGGCAGCAATATGGTGCTGACACACATTGGTCAGCGTGTTGCGGTGGCGATGAGTACCGAACTTAATGTGGAGCCTGTCACAGCAAGTGGCGCGATCAAGGGGACGTCGAGAAAGTTCTCTGCTCAGTTAAACGGCGGCTCTGAACTTATCCAGGGCTGTTTGCAGGCAAATTCTGCCACTATCACGAATGCCGTGGCGGCTGGCTGTGTTAGTGCCGGGAATACTTGATCTTGCGGTCCCTGACGCGGCTGCGGCACAGCGCTTTCTAAGCCAGGTTCAAGGGTAAAAAAAACATAAAGAGCCTGAAGAGGCCAGCAAGGATGGGGACGGTGACGGTGGAGCAGATATTTCTGTTGTATGACGAGCTGACGGGCCTGCAGCATATCGCACGGGAGGCGGAGCAGTGGGGCGTACGGGTTCAGATAGTTGGAACGATAGGGCAGTGCTTGTCATTGGCATCGGCAGCAGGTGTGCAGGCGGCCTTTGCCTTGTCGTGTCAGGCAGACAAGGTTTTTCTGCATATCAATCGTCTGCGCGTGGTCTTTCCTGCAGCGGGCATTATTGTCGTGCGAAGAGACAAGATGGCCGGTATGGAGCGGGGGCATCTGATGCTGGCAGGGGCCGATGCCTGCTTTGATCGTGAGGCCCTGCCGGTCGAGGTGGTGGCCTGCGTTCAAGCCTTGCGTCGACGCGGCTATGCCTTGCGGCAAAGCGTGGCACTGGCTGAACCCAATTGCTCCAAGCAGGTGCCGACCATCCCACAAACGGAGCCCGAAGCCGACGCCTCTTTATGGGAGTTGATGGAAGACGGGTGGACCATGCTTACCCCGCGCGGACAGGCCGTATTGTTAACGCGAGGTGAGCGCCGTATTGTCCTGGTTTTGTTCGCCCTCAGTCCGCAAACCGTAGCACGTGATCGCCTGTTTCCGATGGAGGAAAAGGGTGGGGCACAGGTGCGTTCTGTGGATGTTGTCATCAGCCGTTTGAAACGCAAATTGTGGGCTCTCGGCGAGGAGCTGCCGATTCGCTCCGTGCGTGGTCAAGGCTACGCGTTTGTGGGCAGCGTCCCGGCAGTCTGTCAGGAGCTGGCGCGTGAAAGCCTCCGTAAAGACGGGGTTTACGACTGACGGGGACAGGACGGAGAGGGGCTTTTTCGATGCTGAAACGGCATGATATAGACCCTAAAATTTTAAATATGTATAATTAGTCGCTCTGGTTCATGGAACCAGCTTCTCGAACTGACCGCTCAGGTGCGACAAAATCGCATAAAAATAGCGGTCTGTTCTTCAACAGGTTGTTGCACAACAACCCGGCTTTTTAGTCCGAAACACCTTGCCCGACCTTCTGGTCGCGGAACAACCAGCCGACTGTCCTGGCGGACATCGGCCTGCAACAGAGCGGCTTGTCTCTGGCCATATTGTTTTTTGTCCGGCCCGCAGACTTGCCGTAATGTGAGGCACTTTGCGTTGTGTCTTGCTTTTTCTCGCTTCGGCTTGTGCCGAGGGCGGGAGCGTGTGTGCGCGCGTTCGGTTTGGGTGCTTCGGTTCAGGTCCTGGGATCTGTGCCGCCCAGCGCGTTATGGCGGAATCGGCACGCATGCGAGCGGGGAAGGCTTGGCCAGACTTCCCGCCGCAGAAGAGAAAGGGAAAAGACATGCAAGAGGCGGAGTTTTTTACACTTTCAAGCACCACGGCAATCTTGCTGCTGCTTGGTTTTTATGGCGCGACATTCTTGATGTCGCTCATGATTGGTCAGAAGAAAGAAAATGTGGACGGATACATGGTATCCAATAGTGCAGTGGGCTTTGGCCTAGCGGCGGCCAGCATGATTGCCACCTGGGTATGGGCCGCGTCGTTTTATGCCAGTGCGACCTCAGGCTACAAGTATGGCTTGTCCGGGCCTTTGCATTACGGGCTGTGGGGCGCCTTGATGATTCTGTTCATCTATCCCTTTGGGAGGCGGTTTCGCCAGTTGGCGCCGCAGGCGCATACCTTGGCCGAGGTGCTGCACGCGCGGCACGGCTCGTCCAGTCAGATGATTATGGCGATTTCCAACGTGGTGGGAAGTGGCATCAGCCTGATGGTGAACTTCACGGCCGCTGGTGCGTTGGTCTCGATCCTTAGCCCTCTGACATTCATTCAAGGTGTGCTGATCGCCGGGTTAGGTGTGTTGTCCTACACCTTGTGGTCGGGATTTCGCGCCTCGGTCATGACCGATTTTGCGCAACTGGTGGCCATGATCCTGTCGGCTGTCGTTATTATTCCGCTGATTTTTTTCAATGCTGGTGGTCCAGAGATGGTTCAGGCCAACTGGTGGCGCCTGGACTCCGAACAAGCGAATTTCTATTCGACCAAAGCGATTTTGGAGCAAGGGGCTCCCTACTTTGTCGCGGTACTGGCCTATGCGATTGGCAACCAGACCATCGCGCAGCGCCTGTTTGCCGTGCGTGAAGATCTGATCAAGCCTACCTTTCTGACCGCCACCATTGGCTATGGCGCGGTGGTGATTGGTCTGGGCATGTTGGGACTGCTGGCCCTGTTCACCGGTCTACAGCCTGTAGACGGCAATATGAACAACATCATTCCACAGATGGCATCCACGTATTTGCCACCCTTTGGCATTGCCCTGTTTTTTATTCTGGTTATCGGCTCCCTGTCCTCCACCGCGGACTCGGACCTGGCGGCCCTGTCGGCCATCATGATGACGGATATCTATGCCAAGAACATTGCTCGCGGTCGACCCAACCCCACTCGCATGTTGTGGTGGGGCCGTATCACCATGGTGGTCGCCACGATGGTGGGGGTGATCTTTGCCAGCTTGCGTCTGGATATTCTGGTCATGCTGGTGTTTGTGGGCGCACTGTGGGGGGCAATCGTCTTTCCGGTCATCGTCAGTTTCTACTGGGACCGAGTCACCAACAAGGCGTTTAGCTGGTCGGTCCTGTGTGCCGTGGTGCTGTTTACGATTGTGCGCTTTGAGCTGATCCCCATTGAGGGTGTGGTAGCCGTGTTCTACGAAATAAGCGCTTCGATTGGGGGAGGCGTGGTGGCCGGTCTGATGGCGTTCGCTTTTTTCAACAGCCGTATTGCGATTGCGGTGGGGGTGATTGCGACCGCGGTTCTCTTGCCCAACTTTATCGGTTTCTTGCGTGAGTACATCGTGCTGCTGGGTTCCTTGACCGCTTACGGAGTCAGCGCGGTGGTGTGTGTGGCATTGAGTCTGCGCAGCCAGGAGCGTTTTGATTTTTCCGTGCTGGCCGAGCGTGTGCAGTCGTTTCACTATGACGACACTCCCGCGCCGGGAAAGCAGAAAACGCGGCAGTCACAACAAGGCGAACCCGCCTCGGCCCGCGCCTGAGGGCAGGTTTAAACGACGTAGAAAGGAGAACACGATGCTGATGACAATTTACTTTTTGGTCTGGCCTGTGATGTCGGCCATCATTCTGGTCTTGCTGTTGGGTAATCTGATTCGTGATTGGCGCATGGCCC
This genomic interval from Alcaligenes ammonioxydans contains the following:
- the metW gene encoding methionine biosynthesis protein MetW — protein: MTKPQTQVAAAMLRPDLLRIAQWIEPGSRVLDLGCNDGTLLAHLRDTRQVVGTGVELNDQFVIASVRRGVNVIQQDLEKGLALFSDQQFDTVVLSKTLQSMHHTEHILREMARVARYGIVSFPNFGYWPHGWSILRGRMPVTGEMPYQWYNTPNIHLCTMKDFQDLAQAVGVRILDRVAFNGGHTVRFLPGWRSTLAVYRFESPHFLGASR
- a CDS encoding muropeptide transporter; translated protein: MSRVYTSPRVLPLLILGFASGLPLALVSGTLQAWATVEQVSLTEIGFLTLVGSAYTLKFLWAPLIDRYAPPFMGRRRGWILLTQLLLAGSIAAMGLFSPSVNLTALALLAVWVAFLSATQDIAFDAYCTDVLQAHERAAGAAVKVMGYRIAMIVSGGLALILADRWLGWANTYFLMGAFMALCALVTLVSPDPQEQSRPPRSLSEAVVAPLADFFSRPGAWSVLALIVLYKLGDAFAGALSTTFLIRAAGFTLSEVGTINKVFGLAATVVGALMGGAIMARLGLYRALMIFGLLQAVSNLGYWLIAIETAPSMWLMGMVVGLENLCGGLGTAAFVALLMALCNRTYSATQFALLSALSAVGRTYLAGPLTPLLVQTLGWPGFFICTVFIAVPGLLMLRCYRGLIQQLDA
- a CDS encoding trimeric intracellular cation channel family protein, encoding MLLLVLYIIAITAEAMTAALAAGRRDMDWVGVCTIACVTALGGGSVRDVLLGHYPLTWVQHPEYLWITAGAAILTALIAPIMRRLHSLFLLLDAMGLVVFTVIGCQIALEMQLPITVVLLSGMITGCAGGVLRDILCNDIPLLLRKEMYASVSMLTGALYLGAQHLDWDPYVTLLGPMIIGLSFRMLALHRNWQMPRFVYRDEWR
- a CDS encoding LrgB family protein, with protein sequence MTDGLFQIWVFLSSSPLLWLTLTCSVYAGSVWMYRQSGSSPFLLPILVSVLVIVALLMLTRTPYPVYFEGAKFIHFLIGPATVALAVPLYSQLRQLRKIWKPLTIALLIGSVTAIFSTVLIAWALGGSMETIMSVAPRSATMPIAMALAEQFDGQPSLAAVAVAITGIAGTIMARPLLNLLRIDRPEARGFAVGVTAHAIGTARALQVHETIGAFSAIGLSLNGIMTAILVPFVPLILRWLGMV
- a CDS encoding CidA/LrgA family protein — its product is MIYAITALFAFQLLGEVLVQTLSLPLPGPLAGMLLLAAALLIRGGVPAALESTASVMLQNLMLLFIPAVTGVMLYFDRVADEWQPFLIATLGGTVITMVVTALVLNRLLKNRREEEK
- a CDS encoding RidA family protein; the encoded protein is MRLFALARHTLLVCSVAGLGISTAYAASTGKSTEPTAIKRFLADADMPFSRAVQAGDFLFLSGQIPLNEKGEIVRGSIEDQTNATLDRIEEALALAGADLNQLVKATVYLSDIALYDQFNKVYKERLGSNFPARSLVQAKLAGGVDVEIEVQAWTGAKPPAAKH
- a CDS encoding RidA family protein, whose amino-acid sequence is MSGIRRIASPLPLPFSRATIAGGFLFLSGQIPYDAQGEVVRGSIQDQTHAVFDRLIEGLALANATLADVVKATVWLSDMALFADFNKVYAERFGDTLPTRSLVEAKLAKNVDVEIEVQAWLGDRA
- a CDS encoding ATP adenylyltransferase family protein, translating into MSKEILQRLDQLSQAALASGDLLPVQAQEELMHDQGLTFFVRWVSTLAAKDAASVSIPGGPRDPNFNPFLPPAPALTVADASPTHNIVLNKFAVCDLHLVLADKVFSEQLSPLRDIDFQVLANFLALQGGLGFYNGGGPAGASQRHKHTQWVPPAESNGSLALYLDELPAQAPVGSVHRHPALAFEHRFVRLLETQDPTTLSSSLLSAYQLACKELGLVMDEQGLLPPHNMLAGQGWLLVVPRSVELVDGISVNALSYAGCIYVRTPEQIERVRQIGPLAVLAQAAYTSTRQA
- a CDS encoding response regulator transcription factor, which codes for MHVSSDAHILFIAPEPFGATDLLVLLRTSFGRVSFALDAQQGLARCLSLRPDFVLSDYHLPRLRGDVFMRLLRANPQTAAIPVVFLSARSCADSQLMALRSGARDFIDYRTNVQLVLERIRLHLSLREVQQEKASREYWRLLERGKESSPRTPLVEAVQQHVRDNLSEPLSAENLAALFGTSARRLNALFKTACGVTVHDYVRSTRMGYAMHLLTHTDMAIINVAVESGYVNPANFATAFRQYSGLSPSVYRQCNRSNI
- a CDS encoding winged helix-turn-helix domain-containing protein, producing MGTVTVEQIFLLYDELTGLQHIAREAEQWGVRVQIVGTIGQCLSLASAAGVQAAFALSCQADKVFLHINRLRVVFPAAGIIVVRRDKMAGMERGHLMLAGADACFDREALPVEVVACVQALRRRGYALRQSVALAEPNCSKQVPTIPQTEPEADASLWELMEDGWTMLTPRGQAVLLTRGERRIVLVLFALSPQTVARDRLFPMEEKGGAQVRSVDVVISRLKRKLWALGEELPIRSVRGQGYAFVGSVPAVCQELARESLRKDGVYD
- a CDS encoding sodium:solute symporter family protein; the protein is MQEAEFFTLSSTTAILLLLGFYGATFLMSLMIGQKKENVDGYMVSNSAVGFGLAAASMIATWVWAASFYASATSGYKYGLSGPLHYGLWGALMILFIYPFGRRFRQLAPQAHTLAEVLHARHGSSSQMIMAISNVVGSGISLMVNFTAAGALVSILSPLTFIQGVLIAGLGVLSYTLWSGFRASVMTDFAQLVAMILSAVVIIPLIFFNAGGPEMVQANWWRLDSEQANFYSTKAILEQGAPYFVAVLAYAIGNQTIAQRLFAVREDLIKPTFLTATIGYGAVVIGLGMLGLLALFTGLQPVDGNMNNIIPQMASTYLPPFGIALFFILVIGSLSSTADSDLAALSAIMMTDIYAKNIARGRPNPTRMLWWGRITMVVATMVGVIFASLRLDILVMLVFVGALWGAIVFPVIVSFYWDRVTNKAFSWSVLCAVVLFTIVRFELIPIEGVVAVFYEISASIGGGVVAGLMAFAFFNSRIAIAVGVIATAVLLPNFIGFLREYIVLLGSLTAYGVSAVVCVALSLRSQERFDFSVLAERVQSFHYDDTPAPGKQKTRQSQQGEPASARA
- a CDS encoding putative transporter small subunit — encoded protein: MLMTIYFLVWPVMSAIILVLLLGNLIRDWRMARKTGQSMV